A genomic segment from Legionella micdadei encodes:
- a CDS encoding 2OG-Fe(II) oxygenase, which yields MKKHLTDLIVQRLKEEKENLKKQFSQEHPIKVARHFALDNVLPIEIAEKIYANFPKPNRMRVLSNLGQLKLKYSHLRDTSRLIQDINFAFQDPRVVTEVEEITGIKNQIPDPSRFAGGVSMLLKGYYINPHLDNSHDVDRKFYRTVNVLYYVSPNWKLENGGNYELWDESIKHRIVVPCLFNRLIIMETNRHSWHSVNRVVCDAPRCCVFNYFFSAQSPEGEDYFNVNSMTNPLYRPRPEQKIRRKIANVRDRLLSKIR from the coding sequence ATGAAAAAACATTTAACCGATTTAATTGTTCAAAGGCTGAAAGAAGAGAAGGAAAATTTAAAAAAACAATTTTCTCAAGAGCACCCTATTAAAGTTGCCCGCCATTTTGCTCTCGATAATGTTCTGCCCATTGAGATCGCAGAGAAAATTTATGCAAATTTCCCCAAACCTAACCGCATGCGCGTGTTAAGTAATTTGGGTCAATTAAAGTTGAAGTACAGTCATTTAAGGGATACATCACGTTTGATACAAGATATCAATTTTGCTTTCCAAGACCCTAGGGTTGTTACTGAAGTTGAAGAAATAACAGGAATTAAAAACCAAATTCCTGATCCATCCCGTTTTGCTGGCGGAGTGAGTATGCTGCTGAAAGGCTACTACATTAACCCTCATTTAGATAACTCCCACGATGTGGATAGAAAATTCTATCGCACGGTGAATGTTCTTTATTATGTTTCCCCAAATTGGAAATTGGAAAATGGCGGCAATTATGAATTATGGGATGAATCAATTAAACATAGGATTGTTGTCCCCTGCCTTTTTAATCGCTTAATCATCATGGAAACCAATCGCCACTCTTGGCATTCGGTGAATCGGGTTGTATGTGATGCCCCCCGATGTTGTGTGTTTAATTATTTTTTCTCCGCGCAATCTCCTGAGGGCGAAGATTATTTCAATGTCAATTCAATGACTAATCCGCTCTATAGGCCTCGACCCGAGCAAAAAATTCGCCGCAAGATAGCAAACGTGAGGGATAGGTTGCTCAGTAAGATTCGATAA
- a CDS encoding esterase/lipase family protein, whose translation MEQTIHNKFSITKFFLMITAGALYIVQSHAFHPNGKDQPVKIESTFLTQAKHQREIVVLIHGLMRSSLSMASLKLYLKNQGYQVYSYSYPSSRYDIHEHGIFLYQFIDSLLSENRGRKIHFITHSLGGIIIREALANLTKNQLKDIGCLIMLAPPNQGSSLAKSFIKVFPMVVPFIKPLAELSSDQTAYVHRVPIPNIKIGIIAGRYDAKVPPSEARLPGQTEPVIIDTNHAFIMNNPKARQLILTFLEKGKFEE comes from the coding sequence ATGGAACAAACTATTCATAATAAATTCTCAATAACTAAATTCTTTCTGATGATAACTGCTGGAGCACTTTATATCGTTCAATCCCATGCGTTCCACCCCAATGGTAAGGATCAGCCAGTTAAAATTGAATCTACATTTTTGACTCAAGCTAAACATCAACGCGAGATCGTTGTTCTAATCCACGGTCTAATGCGCTCTTCTTTAAGCATGGCTTCATTAAAACTGTACTTAAAAAACCAAGGATATCAAGTTTACTCATACAGTTATCCTTCCTCGCGATACGATATTCATGAGCATGGAATTTTTCTGTATCAATTTATTGACTCTTTATTATCAGAAAATCGTGGTAGAAAAATCCACTTTATCACGCACAGCCTGGGCGGCATTATTATCAGGGAAGCATTAGCTAATCTTACTAAAAATCAATTAAAAGACATCGGATGTTTGATTATGCTAGCTCCCCCTAACCAAGGCTCCTCATTGGCAAAATCGTTTATAAAAGTATTTCCAATGGTTGTCCCTTTCATAAAACCCCTTGCAGAGTTAAGTTCTGATCAAACCGCTTATGTGCATCGTGTTCCCATCCCTAACATTAAAATCGGCATCATTGCTGGACGCTACGATGCGAAGGTTCCTCCTTCAGAAGCCCGTTTACCCGGCCAAACTGAGCCAGTCATTATCGATACAAACCATGCTTTTATCATGAATAATCCGAAAGCCAGGCAGTTAATCCTGACTTTCTTAGAAAAAGGTAAATTTGAAGAATAG
- a CDS encoding ATP-dependent zinc protease family protein has product MNLRSFIGLILLLLSGFSMATDTKIVYGYVEKATLVDKGMVLSAKFDTGAKSASLSAVDIREVEQNGKPYLRFKVPGKTEEVEFTSEYLGKVKIKVRAGEHLSSQSKPAPIKRPVVMMRIQIGNKIRNIPVNLTNRKRFNYPLLLGRDAIIAFDGLVDPSHAFLIKTQKAVKNEVK; this is encoded by the coding sequence ATGAATTTGCGTAGTTTTATTGGTTTGATTTTGTTATTGCTATCAGGATTTTCCATGGCGACTGATACCAAAATAGTTTATGGGTATGTTGAAAAGGCAACGCTTGTCGATAAAGGGATGGTCTTATCAGCTAAATTTGATACGGGTGCAAAATCAGCCTCGTTAAGTGCCGTTGATATCCGTGAAGTTGAACAAAACGGCAAACCCTATTTGCGCTTTAAAGTTCCGGGTAAGACAGAAGAAGTTGAGTTTACCTCCGAGTATTTAGGCAAAGTAAAAATTAAAGTGCGTGCAGGAGAGCATTTGTCATCCCAAAGCAAACCCGCTCCTATTAAGCGGCCTGTTGTCATGATGCGCATTCAAATCGGCAACAAAATTCGCAATATCCCTGTCAATCTAACCAATAGAAAACGTTTTAACTACCCGTTACTTCTTGGTAGAGATGCAATCATTGCTTTTGATGGTCTAGTCGACCCGAGCCATGCATTTTTGATCAAAACTCAGAAAGCAGTAAAAAATGAAGTCAAATAA
- a CDS encoding DUF523 domain-containing protein, with protein MAKILMSACLLGQKVRYDGGDCLQSHPTIQQWLKEGKIITICPEVVGGLPVPRAPAEIQNGQSGKDVLNEIAFVKTVTNQDVTQSFIKGAKKVVDLLKKHGISVAILKAKSPSCGTNQIYDGSFSRRLINGDGVTAALLKRHGVLVFDENHIDNAIQAAQSM; from the coding sequence ATGGCTAAAATACTGATGAGTGCCTGCCTTTTAGGCCAAAAAGTTCGCTATGATGGCGGTGATTGTCTTCAAAGCCATCCCACTATACAGCAATGGCTTAAAGAGGGAAAAATTATCACAATTTGTCCTGAAGTCGTTGGAGGATTACCAGTTCCAAGGGCACCCGCTGAAATTCAGAATGGACAATCTGGAAAGGATGTATTAAATGAAATAGCTTTTGTAAAAACCGTAACGAATCAAGATGTTACACAATCTTTTATAAAAGGGGCAAAAAAGGTAGTTGATCTTCTCAAGAAACACGGCATATCCGTGGCAATTTTAAAAGCCAAAAGCCCTTCTTGTGGGACAAATCAGATCTATGACGGTAGTTTTTCGCGAAGATTGATTAATGGAGATGGTGTGACTGCTGCCTTATTAAAACGACATGGTGTTCTGGTATTTGATGAAAACCATATTGATAACGCTATACAAGCAGCGCAAAGCATGTAA
- a CDS encoding alpha/beta hydrolase, whose translation MKEFPVAAQPFRKELENYLKFVGRDRLEIHYCDQRPCFFVEADPETDTSIEVGYFLWNNQLYYRSNLNSLSNPVHLTDEQITLLKNRIAYPDTPSPLLITTSQLQHFLALTGPRKAIFLTIDVVDNQLRWRFGDNTEMVIADDEEKIHPALSALYDSLKQFNKEQQTKEQESEPTFPQTQPQSDYYFEMPAKTTKETFLLPFIWLSKGLKTLLRILLFDNFLFKYTIGLAVAFVANYGNPYYKAEPGTLSDILRQIIFPGGTKKPQVHADGSITLDPTLSRQFYALKMMESHRNLATNEIEYTVGTELVKFSEFYIQMPDGSQVAGIQASNRLVEAHSSDGQIPYVIFCNGNSGCYQEEAPYDAYFLEKCAQKGIPVNMVRFNYPGVLNSTGYPSVFDDLVLAGIAQKQRLLTKGVRSENIQVHGFSLGGAIASYVASFFHERDQTPGACYVSRTFSSTTNVGLSYVRKIPVIGPLLGYVLRPILAFGLWGTEWLADTAKHLASLPDDRTWYTVARTPKTVQTRYSEQNKPIKDDEVLVYDASIHQSWRFKLKRFLAKHFGLFGYKKETYKEMNAARKLVTCFREKDTFGEEVAKLSSVHCAHADVRPFGLRLDETGNIRQLADSNNYPQLALFARSQTSSGAIMTEIPETTIAKNEELGNQSVEFLRMHSPCVNSTHSASRYFDFFKQDSERSEREKIASKITQTIIDYIP comes from the coding sequence ATGAAAGAATTCCCAGTAGCTGCTCAACCCTTCCGCAAAGAATTAGAAAATTATCTTAAGTTTGTTGGAAGGGATCGTTTAGAAATTCATTACTGTGATCAACGGCCTTGTTTTTTTGTCGAAGCAGATCCTGAAACAGACACATCTATTGAAGTCGGCTATTTCCTATGGAATAACCAACTTTATTACCGAAGCAATTTGAATTCTCTCTCTAATCCTGTTCATTTAACCGATGAACAAATTACATTACTGAAAAATCGTATTGCTTACCCTGATACTCCTTCTCCATTATTGATTACAACAAGTCAATTACAGCATTTTTTGGCATTGACAGGACCACGCAAGGCGATTTTTTTGACAATAGATGTCGTGGACAACCAATTGCGTTGGCGCTTTGGTGATAATACTGAGATGGTTATTGCTGATGATGAGGAGAAAATCCATCCAGCATTAAGTGCTCTTTATGATAGCCTAAAGCAGTTTAACAAGGAGCAACAAACTAAGGAACAAGAATCAGAACCGACGTTTCCACAGACGCAACCACAAAGTGATTATTACTTTGAAATGCCAGCAAAAACCACAAAAGAAACTTTTTTGCTCCCTTTTATCTGGCTCAGTAAAGGATTGAAAACCCTATTGCGGATACTTCTTTTTGATAATTTTCTTTTTAAATACACTATTGGGTTGGCCGTTGCGTTCGTCGCTAATTATGGGAATCCTTATTATAAAGCTGAACCGGGTACCTTATCGGATATTCTAAGGCAGATTATTTTCCCTGGCGGCACAAAAAAACCGCAAGTTCATGCAGATGGAAGCATTACCCTTGATCCTACATTAAGTAGGCAATTCTATGCCTTAAAAATGATGGAGTCTCATCGCAACTTAGCGACAAACGAAATTGAATACACAGTTGGTACCGAACTGGTTAAATTTAGTGAGTTTTACATTCAGATGCCAGATGGTTCGCAGGTTGCTGGTATTCAGGCAAGCAATAGATTGGTTGAGGCTCATTCAAGCGATGGGCAAATTCCATATGTCATTTTTTGCAATGGAAATAGCGGATGTTACCAAGAGGAAGCCCCTTATGATGCTTATTTTTTAGAGAAATGTGCTCAAAAAGGGATACCAGTGAATATGGTTCGTTTTAATTATCCCGGGGTACTAAACAGCACAGGTTACCCTTCCGTATTCGACGATCTAGTTCTAGCTGGTATAGCTCAAAAGCAACGTTTACTGACAAAGGGAGTTAGGTCTGAAAACATCCAAGTGCATGGGTTTTCTTTAGGTGGAGCTATTGCCAGTTATGTAGCTAGTTTTTTCCATGAACGGGATCAGACTCCCGGGGCATGTTATGTATCTCGAACTTTTTCTTCGACTACAAATGTCGGCCTTTCCTACGTGCGCAAAATACCTGTAATCGGTCCCTTACTGGGTTATGTGTTGCGTCCGATTCTCGCTTTTGGCCTATGGGGCACTGAATGGTTGGCGGATACCGCTAAGCATCTCGCCAGTTTGCCTGATGATAGAACATGGTATACGGTTGCACGCACACCCAAAACGGTTCAAACCAGATATTCAGAACAAAATAAACCAATAAAAGATGATGAAGTATTAGTCTATGATGCCTCGATTCATCAATCTTGGCGGTTTAAGCTAAAACGGTTTCTAGCAAAACATTTCGGATTATTTGGTTACAAGAAGGAAACTTATAAAGAAATGAATGCAGCTCGTAAGTTAGTGACTTGTTTTAGAGAGAAAGACACATTTGGTGAAGAAGTGGCAAAATTAAGTTCTGTGCATTGTGCCCATGCAGACGTCCGCCCTTTTGGTTTACGCCTTGACGAAACAGGTAATATACGACAGCTCGCTGATTCTAATAATTACCCTCAACTTGCCCTTTTTGCTCGCTCGCAAACTTCATCCGGGGCGATTATGACAGAAATCCCAGAAACAACGATTGCAAAGAATGAAGAATTAGGTAATCAGAGTGTCGAATTTCTTCGCATGCATTCTCCTTGTGTGAATTCAACCCATTCGGCCAGTCGATATTTTGATTTTTTTAAGCAAGATAGCGAACGTTCAGAGCGGGAAAAAATAGCAAGCAAAATAACCCAAACGATTATCGATTATATTCCTTAA
- a CDS encoding alpha-L-glutamate ligase-like protein, with product MWQLYRRLRERGILSINQRNSDYVLRYNNRKRYPLVDDKLQTKRLAIQAGIAVPKLYEIIESEHQIKNIEQILQPYKDFVVKPAHGAGGDGIIVITDRVFGRYRQINGKLVTVNEMSYHLSCLLSGAYSLGGHADYAIIEHRVVVDPVFKEVSYEGIPDIRVITLLGYPAMAMVRLPTRLSGGKANLHQGAIGVGINLATGKTLGGVFHNDAIDFHPDTLAPIVDITVPYWDKILEIAASCYELTGLGYLGVDIVLDKDHGPLMLELNARPGLNIQIANREGGLPRYKLIETRAAKGPEPIADRVAYSKQQFAR from the coding sequence ATGTGGCAGTTATATCGCCGTTTACGGGAACGCGGCATTCTGAGTATTAACCAACGTAACAGTGACTATGTACTGAGGTATAACAATCGGAAACGCTACCCTCTTGTCGACGATAAATTACAAACCAAACGACTAGCCATACAAGCGGGAATTGCTGTTCCTAAACTCTACGAAATTATCGAAAGTGAGCATCAAATTAAAAATATTGAGCAAATTTTACAACCCTATAAGGATTTTGTGGTTAAACCAGCTCATGGTGCAGGCGGTGACGGAATTATTGTCATTACCGATCGTGTCTTTGGACGCTATCGACAAATAAACGGCAAACTTGTTACTGTCAACGAAATGAGTTATCACTTATCTTGTCTTCTCTCAGGTGCATATAGTTTAGGTGGCCATGCTGATTACGCCATTATTGAACATCGGGTAGTTGTAGATCCTGTATTCAAAGAAGTTAGCTATGAAGGCATCCCTGATATTCGAGTCATTACCTTATTAGGCTATCCTGCTATGGCTATGGTACGTTTACCCACGCGCTTATCTGGAGGTAAAGCTAATTTGCATCAGGGCGCGATTGGGGTGGGTATTAACTTGGCCACAGGGAAAACGCTAGGTGGTGTTTTTCATAATGATGCTATCGATTTTCATCCTGACACATTAGCGCCCATCGTCGACATTACAGTGCCCTATTGGGACAAAATCTTGGAAATTGCAGCCAGTTGTTATGAGTTAACGGGACTTGGCTATCTGGGTGTTGACATTGTCCTTGACAAAGATCATGGTCCTCTTATGTTAGAACTAAATGCCCGTCCAGGATTAAACATCCAGATTGCGAATCGTGAAGGCGGCCTTCCACGTTATAAGCTCATTGAAACACGTGCTGCAAAAGGCCCAGAACCAATCGCAGATCGCGTAGCGTACAGTAAACAGCAGTTTGCTCGATAA
- a CDS encoding inactive transglutaminase family protein, giving the protein MKSNKRHVYGLIISLFLLGIGIFLYRHLILDVPLTDTETVNSWMVEANLRFVADRNTPVKASFTIPYMPPYFAILDEYFVSHNYGVTTNLSGYNRQTVWSLRRSSGDQSLYYRAIFREVDNNESSLTNKPPVVKAQPLVETQRSAVEAITNQVRQSSADIQTFAQGTIKELNKRDGNAKLLVGNEFTDDNIITAAITVLNQAKIYAMPVKGIYLGKQNKADLKSFMVVHNGKEWTYINPRTGGAGFPKDFLVWQYGFDPVHDVVGGKKPVFNLTVSPTPINALTIAKARGLQTDSQLLRFSLLQLPVNVQEIYKILLTVPIGAFIILLLRNFIGLKTFGTFMPVLIALAFRETHVIWGITLFIIIVSFGLLARFYLDQLRLLLVPRLAAILTVVILLMVFISVISQNLGLDSGLSVALFPMVILTMTIERMCITWDERGASEAIKSGVGSLIAAVIAFGAMSYAPMQYLIFAFPELLLVLLALILWFGQYRGYRLFELVRFKVLAGRN; this is encoded by the coding sequence ATGAAGTCAAATAAGCGACATGTGTACGGCTTAATTATCAGCCTATTTTTATTAGGTATAGGTATTTTTCTATACCGACATCTCATACTTGATGTGCCATTAACCGATACAGAGACTGTCAATAGTTGGATGGTTGAAGCCAATTTACGTTTTGTGGCTGATCGGAATACCCCAGTGAAAGCAAGCTTCACCATACCCTATATGCCACCTTACTTCGCCATCTTGGACGAATACTTTGTGTCCCATAATTACGGAGTAACTACAAATTTGAGCGGGTATAACCGCCAAACTGTATGGTCACTTAGGCGCAGTTCAGGCGACCAATCACTTTATTACCGCGCCATTTTCCGCGAAGTGGATAACAATGAGTCTTCATTAACCAATAAGCCACCCGTCGTAAAAGCACAGCCCCTTGTTGAAACACAAAGATCAGCTGTTGAAGCCATAACAAATCAAGTTCGCCAATCATCCGCTGATATTCAAACCTTTGCCCAGGGGACAATTAAAGAGCTCAATAAACGCGATGGCAACGCTAAGTTATTAGTTGGTAATGAGTTTACTGATGACAATATCATTACTGCAGCGATCACTGTTCTTAATCAGGCTAAAATTTATGCTATGCCTGTCAAAGGAATTTACTTAGGCAAACAAAATAAAGCTGACCTAAAATCCTTTATGGTTGTTCATAATGGCAAAGAATGGACTTATATTAATCCTCGTACCGGTGGAGCGGGCTTTCCTAAAGACTTCCTGGTCTGGCAATATGGCTTCGACCCTGTACATGATGTAGTTGGCGGCAAAAAACCAGTTTTTAATCTCACTGTCTCTCCCACGCCCATTAATGCCCTAACCATTGCTAAAGCACGGGGTTTGCAAACTGATTCCCAATTATTGCGTTTTTCTTTACTCCAATTGCCTGTTAATGTGCAAGAAATTTATAAAATTTTACTTACTGTACCCATTGGCGCTTTCATTATTCTATTACTGCGTAATTTTATAGGCTTGAAAACATTTGGTACTTTTATGCCCGTATTAATCGCTTTGGCCTTTCGCGAAACTCATGTCATTTGGGGAATAACTCTCTTTATTATTATTGTTTCTTTTGGTCTATTGGCCCGCTTTTATCTCGATCAACTCCGCCTTTTACTTGTTCCGAGATTAGCAGCAATTCTGACTGTTGTGATTTTACTTATGGTCTTTATTAGCGTAATAAGCCAAAACTTAGGTTTAGATTCTGGTTTATCCGTTGCCTTATTCCCAATGGTTATCCTAACGATGACTATAGAAAGAATGTGTATTACCTGGGATGAGCGTGGTGCCTCTGAAGCCATTAAATCGGGTGTAGGGAGCCTCATCGCAGCGGTAATTGCTTTTGGCGCAATGAGCTATGCACCGATGCAATATTTAATCTTTGCTTTTCCCGAACTCTTGCTAGTATTGCTAGCACTGATTTTGTGGTTTGGCCAATATCGTGGATACAGGCTTTTTGAGCTGGTTCGCTTTAAAGTGCTCGCTGGGAGAAATTGA
- a CDS encoding DUF488 domain-containing protein, translating to MKELYTIGHSTLSLSDFLGILHSHGITHLVDVRSVPKSRHVPWFNQVGLEAYLKKENISYTHLVKLGGFRKPNKNSINTGWKNSSFRGFADYMLTKNFFEGLKALNQIVRKERVAVMCSEALPWRCHRSLIADAEVIRNYQVWHILGKQSIKRHNLTSFARVDRSKRPMQIYYLTMKNN from the coding sequence ATGAAAGAACTCTATACAATAGGCCATTCAACACTTTCTTTGAGTGACTTTCTCGGTATTTTGCATAGTCACGGTATAACTCATCTGGTCGACGTACGTTCAGTACCGAAATCAAGACATGTGCCTTGGTTTAATCAGGTTGGGCTAGAGGCTTATTTAAAAAAAGAAAATATTTCTTATACGCACCTAGTAAAGCTTGGTGGGTTTCGTAAACCCAATAAAAATTCAATAAACACAGGTTGGAAGAACAGCAGTTTTCGTGGTTTTGCAGATTACATGTTGACAAAAAATTTTTTTGAAGGATTAAAGGCATTAAATCAAATTGTAAGAAAAGAACGAGTAGCAGTGATGTGCAGTGAAGCATTGCCTTGGCGTTGCCATCGATCATTAATTGCAGATGCCGAAGTTATTCGAAATTATCAGGTTTGGCATATTCTGGGAAAACAATCCATTAAACGCCACAACCTAACCTCATTTGCAAGGGTAGACAGAAGCAAAAGACCAATGCAAATATATTACCTAACGATGAAAAATAATTAA
- a CDS encoding MFS transporter → MKRYRSIIACIIGNALEWYEFSLFAYLSPVIASLFFPDTDAVASLLATMLVFAAGFIVRPLGSVVLGHLGDRYGRARTLKFTILLMSVSSVLTGFLPTHQQAGLLAPILLIICRLLQGFCIGGEFAGSMIYLSESAQANQRALVSSMTNNGSNIGVLAAILACTTLSTVIGGEALASYGWRILFISGGALGILGLWLRRDLSESETFLQLKQNIRENYLPIKYVFNHQFRSMLHIILLLFISACGSYTLMGYLSTYLHEFLKLPLQQAYGMQTLFIVLSLLFVPVFAYISDKVGRRNVLVFSTIGYLVFAIPSFWTLHLISSWWVLLPLVIFYSAEQAVTPVVMAEMFSGKGRYTGISIAYNICMAVVGGFSPAINTWLIYHFNTLTIAYYVMFCALISLFVIIKYLPKQYGIGRSLVTA, encoded by the coding sequence GTGAAAAGATACCGTAGCATTATTGCTTGTATTATCGGGAATGCGCTGGAGTGGTATGAATTTAGTTTGTTTGCGTATTTGTCTCCTGTTATTGCAAGTTTATTCTTCCCGGATACTGATGCTGTCGCAAGTCTACTGGCGACCATGCTCGTTTTTGCTGCGGGTTTTATTGTTCGGCCTTTGGGCTCTGTAGTTTTAGGTCATCTAGGCGACCGGTATGGGCGCGCCAGAACGCTAAAATTTACTATTCTCTTAATGTCAGTCTCATCAGTTTTGACTGGATTCCTACCTACCCACCAACAAGCAGGGTTATTAGCCCCGATTTTATTGATCATTTGCCGCTTATTACAAGGCTTCTGCATTGGCGGAGAATTTGCTGGGTCAATGATTTATCTTTCAGAATCTGCTCAAGCTAACCAGCGTGCATTAGTCAGCTCCATGACGAATAATGGCTCCAATATAGGTGTATTGGCAGCAATTCTTGCCTGCACTACCCTAAGTACAGTCATTGGCGGTGAAGCATTAGCCTCCTATGGATGGCGAATCCTTTTTATTTCTGGGGGCGCGCTGGGAATTTTAGGATTGTGGTTAAGACGCGATTTATCTGAGTCTGAAACTTTTTTACAGCTTAAACAAAATATTCGTGAGAACTATTTACCGATTAAGTACGTGTTCAACCATCAATTTCGTTCGATGCTCCATATCATCTTATTATTATTTATCAGTGCCTGCGGCAGTTATACACTTATGGGTTATTTATCTACCTACTTACATGAGTTCTTAAAATTGCCACTGCAGCAGGCTTATGGCATGCAGACCTTATTTATCGTTCTTTCGCTGCTTTTTGTGCCCGTGTTTGCTTATATTTCTGATAAAGTTGGCCGAAGAAATGTTTTAGTTTTTTCAACCATTGGTTACTTAGTCTTTGCCATCCCAAGCTTTTGGACACTTCATCTTATCTCCTCTTGGTGGGTATTATTACCTTTAGTGATTTTCTATAGTGCCGAACAAGCTGTTACTCCTGTTGTCATGGCAGAGATGTTTTCGGGGAAAGGACGTTATACAGGAATATCTATTGCGTATAATATCTGCATGGCAGTAGTGGGAGGTTTTTCTCCAGCAATCAATACTTGGCTAATTTATCATTTTAATACACTTACGATCGCTTATTACGTCATGTTTTGTGCGCTTATCTCATTGTTCGTGATTATAAAGTACCTGCCAAAACAGTATGGGATAGGAAGGAGCTTGGTAACAGCATAG
- a CDS encoding DUF4254 domain-containing protein produces MAHFIDVTEIADLHHNCIVRWKNSELIFNHQNFLALVEENHAFNYQLWHAEDRARRDDMGYEFVYSAKREIDHYNQQRNNRMEAMDEWLYNALKPADPNDCPVHSETPGMMIDRLSILALKAYHMNLQAKREEVDDAHRQKCHRKWQTIIAQQNQLLDCLKHLFNEIADGTRTFRVYHQFKMYNDPTLNPQLYCADHIR; encoded by the coding sequence ATGGCTCATTTTATCGATGTCACTGAAATTGCTGATCTACATCACAATTGTATTGTTCGTTGGAAAAACAGTGAATTGATCTTCAATCACCAAAATTTTTTAGCTTTAGTCGAAGAGAATCATGCCTTTAATTATCAACTTTGGCATGCAGAAGACAGAGCTCGACGTGATGATATGGGATACGAATTTGTTTATTCAGCTAAACGTGAAATCGATCATTATAACCAGCAGCGTAATAACCGCATGGAAGCGATGGACGAGTGGCTTTACAATGCTCTGAAACCAGCAGACCCCAATGATTGCCCAGTCCATTCTGAGACACCGGGGATGATGATTGACCGGCTTTCCATTCTTGCACTTAAAGCCTACCACATGAATTTGCAGGCCAAGCGAGAAGAAGTAGACGATGCGCATCGGCAAAAGTGTCATCGCAAATGGCAAACTATTATTGCCCAACAAAATCAATTGCTGGATTGTTTAAAACACTTGTTTAATGAAATCGCTGATGGCACAAGAACGTTTAGAGTCTATCATCAATTCAAAATGTATAATGATCCTACACTAAACCCACAACTGTACTGTGCGGACCATATTCGCTAA